The Horticoccus luteus DNA window GAAACGGCCGGAGGTGCGCGGCGACGCCGATCGGGCCCATGCCGGGGCCGCCGCCGCCGTGCGGAATGCAGAAGGTTTTGTGAAGGTTGAGGTGACAGACGTCGGCGCCGATAAAGCCGGGTGAGGTGAGGCCGACTTGCGCGTTCATGTTGGCGCCGTCCATGTAAACCTGGCCGCCATGGGCGTGGATGATGGCGCAAATGTCCTTGATCGATGTTTCGAAGACGCCGTGCGTCGACGGATACGTGACCATGAGCGCGGCGAGGTTGGCTGCGTGCTGGGTGGCTTTGGTGGTGAGGTCGGCGACGTCGATGTTGCCGTTGGAGTCACAAGCCACGGCGACGACTTTGTAGCCGCACATGGCGGCGCTCGCCGGATTTGTGCCGTGGGCGCTCGTGGGGATCAGGCAAACGGTGCGATGACCTTCGCCGCGGGATTGGTGATAGGCGCGGATGGCGAGCAGGCCGGAATATTCGCCTTGTGAGCCGGCGTTGGGCTGGAGGGAAACGGCGGCAAAGCCGGTGATTTCGGCGAGCCAGGTTTCGAGGTCGGCGAAGAGTTTTTGGTAGCCGCGCGTTTGTTCGCTGGGGGCGAAGGGATGCAGTTTGCCGAACTCCGGCCACGACACAGGAAACATTTCGCTGGTGGCGTTGAGTTTCATCGTGCAGGAGCCGAGCGAGATCATCGAGTGGCAGAGGGAGAGATCCTTGGCCTCGAGGCGCTTGATATAGCGGAGCATCTCGTGCTCGGTGTGATAGCGGTTGAAGACCGGATGCTCGAGGTAGCGCGAGCTGCGGGCGTGCGGCGTCGCGTAGTCGGAGGCGGTTTCTGCCGCGAGGAGGGTGGAGAGATTTTCGCCGAAGATCGTCGCGTCGCCAAAGAAGCCGAGCAATTGAGCAACATCGGCGAGCGTGGTGGTTTCGTCGAGGGAGACGCCGACGTGATAGGCGTCGAGGGAACGCACGTTGATTTTTTTGGCGTGCGCGGCGGCGTGGACGCGCGCTGCGGAGACGTTGCCGATGGTGAGGGTGTCGAACACGGGCTCGGCGTTGACGGAGGCTCCGAGTTGCACGAGGCCGCGGCGGAGGAGCGCGATGAGCGTGCGCACGCGTTGGGCGATTTGGCGCAGGCCGGCCGGACCGTGGTAAACCGCATACATCGACGCCATCACGGCGAGCAGAACCTGGGCGGTGCAAATGTTGGAGGTGGCCTTGTCGCGACGGATGTGTTGCTCGCGGGTGCCGAGCGCGAGGCGCATGGCGGGGTTGCCTTGGGCGTCCTTGGAAACGCCGACGAGCCGGCCGGGCATCTGGCGTTTGTAGGCATCCTTCGTGGCGAGGAAACCGGCATGCGGACCGCCGAAGCCGAGGGGGACGCCGAAGCGTTGCGCGGAGCCGACGGCGACATCGGCGCCGAATTCGCCGGGCGCACGCAGGAGAGTGAGTGCCAGCAGATCAGTGGCGACGACCGTCAGCGCTCCGGCGGCGTGCGCGCGGACAAAGAAATCCGCGAAATCGTGAATGGACCCCGTGGTGTCGGGGTATTGCACGAGCACGCCGAAAGGGGTGAGGGCGGCGAGATCGACGGTGCGGTGATCGCCGACGACGACTTGGACGCCGAGCGGTTCGGCGCGGGTTTGCACGATGTCGACGGTCTGCGGATGGCAGGCGGACGAAACGAAGAAGGTGCTGGGCGCCTGGCTGTCGCCGAGTTTGACGCGGTGGCAGAGCATCATCGCCTCAGCTGCTGCGGTGCCTTCGTCGAGCATGGAGGCGTTGGCGATTTCC harbors:
- the gcvP gene encoding aminomethyl-transferring glycine dehydrogenase; translation: MSISREALAPTDTFPRRHLGPAAAEIAAMLPILSQPSLDALIDAAVPAAIRRGPLALPAALGESAALAELRSLATQNQIFRSFIGLGYSDTAVPPVIQRNILENPGWYTAYTPYQAEISQGRLEALLNFQTLVTELTGLEIANASMLDEGTAAAEAMMLCHRVKLGDSQAPSTFFVSSACHPQTVDIVQTRAEPLGVQVVVGDHRTVDLAALTPFGVLVQYPDTTGSIHDFADFFVRAHAAGALTVVATDLLALTLLRAPGEFGADVAVGSAQRFGVPLGFGGPHAGFLATKDAYKRQMPGRLVGVSKDAQGNPAMRLALGTREQHIRRDKATSNICTAQVLLAVMASMYAVYHGPAGLRQIAQRVRTLIALLRRGLVQLGASVNAEPVFDTLTIGNVSAARVHAAAHAKKINVRSLDAYHVGVSLDETTTLADVAQLLGFFGDATIFGENLSTLLAAETASDYATPHARSSRYLEHPVFNRYHTEHEMLRYIKRLEAKDLSLCHSMISLGSCTMKLNATSEMFPVSWPEFGKLHPFAPSEQTRGYQKLFADLETWLAEITGFAAVSLQPNAGSQGEYSGLLAIRAYHQSRGEGHRTVCLIPTSAHGTNPASAAMCGYKVVAVACDSNGNIDVADLTTKATQHAANLAALMVTYPSTHGVFETSIKDICAIIHAHGGQVYMDGANMNAQVGLTSPGFIGADVCHLNLHKTFCIPHGGGGPGMGPIGVAAHLRPFLPGHVFTPPRSGGAPRPGAVSAAPFGSASILVISWMYIRMMGPEGLTAATKIAILNANYIAQRLAAHFPVLYRGAQGLVAHECILEFRPWKKHGLEVEDVAKRLMDYGYHAPTMSFPVPGTLMIEPTESETKAELDRFCDVLISIHGEMQAVADGRADKSNNVLKHAPHTALVIANDAWTRPYSREQAAFPDRHTRASKFWPAVGRVDNVYGDRNLVCSCVGMEAYAETPA